Proteins from a genomic interval of Hippocampus zosterae strain Florida chromosome 14, ASM2543408v3, whole genome shotgun sequence:
- the pax1a gene encoding paired box protein Pax-1a, with protein MEQTYGEVNQLGGVFVNGRPLPNAIRLRIVELAQLGIRPCDISRQLRVSHGCVSKILARYNETGSILPGAIGGSKPRVTTPNVVKNIREYKQNDPGIFAWEIRDRLLADGVCDKYNVPSVSSISRILRNKIGNLSQPGQYEGGKQSSAQAGLPYNHIYPYSYSNTMSPAATKMGSPPGVPVTAGHVSISRAWPSAHTVSNILGIRAFMDPAAIAGTEGYPTKMEEWSSVNRATFPAAHSVNGIDKSAIDADIKYAQPSSTLSGYVSACAYSPTNQYGVYSGPAGGYVAPGHHHWQPQSPALSHPGSGMSMHAGEIHSPMAFKHHTREGERKPPSPLSKQHHHEDLNSVHGLSLATSSS; from the exons ATGG AGCAAACCTATGGAGAGGTGAACCAACTGGGCGGCGTGTTCGTGAATGGAAGACCCCTGCCTAACGCCATTCGTCTGAGAATAGTGGAGCTGGCCCAGCTGGGGATCAGACCCTGCGACATAAGCCGGCAGCTGCGCGTCTCGCACGGCTGCGTGAGCAAGATCCTGGCGCGGTACAACGAAACGGGCTCCATTTTACCGGGCGCAATCGGCGGCAGCAAACCTCGCGTCACGACGCCCAACGTGGTGAAAAACATCAGGGAATACAAACAGAAcgacccggggatctttgcatgGGAGATCCGAGACAGACTCTTAGCGGACGGAGTTTGCGATAAGTACAACGTGCCATCGGTGAGCTCCATCAGTAGGATATTACGCAACAAGATCGGAAATCTGTCCCAGCCCGGCCAGTACGAAGGCGGCAAGCAATCCTCGGCGCAGGCCGGCCTCCCTTACAACCACATTTATCCGTACTCCTACTCCAACACCATGTCGCCGGCTGCCACCAAGATGGGCTCCCCTCCCGGGGTGCCGGTGACGGCGGGACACGTGAGCATCTCCAGGGCCTGGCCCTCTGCGCACACTGTCAGCAACATCCTCGGAATCCGAGCCTTCATGGATCCCGCAG ccATCGCTGGAACGGAGGGGTATCCGACTAAAATGGAAGAGTGGAGCAGCGTCAATCGAGCAACTTTCCCAGCGGCTCACTCAGTCAACGGCATTGACAAATCAGCCATTGACGCTGACATAAAATACGCACAG CCGTCTTCTACACTGTCCGGCTACGTCTCGGCCTGTGCGTACTCCCCAACAAACCAATACGGGGTGTACAGTGGCCCAGCGGGCGGCTACGTGGCCCCGGGTCACCACCACTGGCAGCCGCAGAGCCCGGCCCTGTCTCACCCGGGCAGCGGGATGAGCATGCACGCGGGGGAGATCCACTCTCCGATGGCCTTCAAGCACCACACCCGAGAAG gAGAAAGAAAACCCCCCAGTCCGCTGAGCAAGCAGCATCACCATGAAGACTTGAACAGTGTGCATGGACTCAGTCTTGCTACCTCATCATCATAA